The Methylomusa anaerophila genome has a segment encoding these proteins:
- the argF gene encoding ornithine carbamoyltransferase — protein sequence MSLKGKDYLSIHDLSVDEIHQILDLAKSLKDKQKRGEEHKLLPGKTLGMIFQKSSTRTRVSFEVGMWQLGGRALFLNANDLQIGRGEPVKDTARVLSRYVDGVMIRTFSHLEVEELAGYASIPIINGLTDLLHPCQAMADIFTAVEYKGDLKGRKLAYIGDGNNMVNSLLHVCAKVGMDISAATPPNYAPDAAIVEEAIADAAASGSKINIVNDPFAAAEGADVLYTDVWASMGREAEQAIRKQAFAGFQINSAIVRTAKPDCIVMHCLPAHRGEEITDDVMEGPHSVVFDEAENRLHVQKAIMALLMG from the coding sequence ATGAGCCTTAAAGGTAAAGATTATTTATCGATACATGATTTGTCGGTAGATGAAATACACCAGATCCTGGATCTGGCCAAGTCGCTGAAAGATAAGCAAAAACGCGGCGAAGAACACAAACTGTTGCCTGGTAAAACCCTGGGCATGATTTTCCAAAAGTCTTCCACCCGCACGCGAGTGTCGTTTGAGGTTGGCATGTGGCAGTTAGGCGGCCGGGCGCTCTTTCTTAACGCCAATGACCTGCAAATTGGCCGGGGTGAGCCGGTGAAAGATACTGCCCGGGTACTGTCACGTTATGTAGACGGAGTAATGATCAGAACCTTCTCACACCTGGAGGTGGAAGAATTGGCTGGATACGCTTCCATTCCCATCATCAACGGGCTGACCGACCTGTTGCACCCGTGTCAGGCCATGGCCGACATCTTTACCGCCGTGGAATACAAAGGCGATCTGAAAGGCCGTAAACTGGCCTATATTGGCGACGGCAACAACATGGTCAATTCTCTTCTCCACGTCTGCGCCAAGGTTGGCATGGACATCAGTGCTGCCACTCCGCCCAATTACGCCCCTGATGCCGCCATTGTGGAAGAAGCCATAGCCGATGCGGCGGCAAGCGGCAGTAAAATCAACATTGTTAACGATCCTTTCGCAGCAGCCGAGGGCGCGGATGTCCTCTATACTGACGTCTGGGCCAGCATGGGGCGGGAAGCGGAACAGGCTATTCGCAAACAGGCATTTGCCGGCTTCCAAATTAATAGCGCCATTGTCCGCACCGCCAAGCCGGACTGTATTGTGATGCACTGCCTGCCTGCCCACCGCGGGGAAGAAATCACCGATGATGTGATGGAAGGACCGCACTCGGTTGTGTTTGACGAAGCGGAAAATAGATTGCATGTGCAGAAAGCCATTATGGCTTTGTTAATGGGTTAG
- a CDS encoding branched-chain amino acid aminotransferase → MADIKVTLAAERNTPPSEDVLGFGKIFTDHMFVMDYITGQGWHNPRIVPYGEVPLYPSAMVLHYGQAIFEGIKAFRTIDNRVAIYRPVDHLNRLNRSAEILCIPKLDVELLHKGLNQLIDIDRQWVPAPLGTSLYIRPFVIAADPYIGVKVADHYTYFVILSPVGAYYASGFKPVKIKVEQYYARTVKGGLGEAKTPGNYAASLKASEEAKKEGFTQVLWLDAVEKKYVEEVGTMNIFFKIDDELITPELNGSILAGITRRSVIEAARDWGMKVTERRIAIEEIYAAHSQGRLREVFGSGTAAVISPVGELSWQGKKIIINNNQTGETSQKLFDYITGIQQGRVDDKFGWIHEVANLHK, encoded by the coding sequence ATGGCCGATATCAAAGTAACACTGGCGGCTGAACGAAATACCCCGCCCTCCGAGGACGTTCTCGGTTTCGGCAAAATCTTTACGGATCATATGTTTGTTATGGATTATATCACCGGGCAAGGCTGGCACAACCCCAGAATTGTTCCGTACGGCGAGGTTCCCCTGTATCCGTCGGCTATGGTGCTGCATTACGGCCAGGCCATATTTGAAGGCATAAAGGCTTTTCGCACCATCGACAACCGGGTTGCTATATATCGTCCGGTAGATCATTTGAACCGTCTCAACCGGTCGGCGGAAATTTTATGTATTCCCAAGCTGGATGTTGAACTATTGCACAAAGGGTTAAATCAGCTGATTGATATTGACAGGCAGTGGGTGCCGGCGCCACTGGGCACTTCCTTGTATATTCGCCCGTTTGTCATTGCGGCCGACCCTTATATAGGCGTTAAAGTGGCTGACCATTATACTTACTTTGTTATCCTTTCACCTGTCGGCGCCTACTATGCTTCCGGTTTTAAACCGGTTAAAATCAAAGTGGAACAATATTATGCCCGGACAGTTAAAGGCGGTCTCGGGGAAGCCAAGACTCCCGGCAACTACGCCGCCAGCCTTAAAGCTTCGGAAGAAGCCAAAAAAGAGGGATTTACCCAAGTTCTCTGGCTCGATGCGGTTGAGAAAAAATATGTGGAAGAAGTGGGCACAATGAACATCTTCTTCAAAATTGATGATGAGCTCATTACGCCTGAGCTTAACGGCAGCATTCTCGCGGGTATTACCCGGCGGTCGGTGATTGAGGCGGCCAGGGACTGGGGAATGAAAGTGACCGAACGCCGCATAGCCATTGAAGAAATCTATGCGGCCCATAGCCAGGGCCGTCTGCGGGAAGTCTTTGGTTCCGGCACAGCAGCAGTTATCTCCCCAGTGGGCGAACTTAGCTGGCAGGGTAAAAAAATTATCATCAACAACAACCAGACCGGCGAAACCTCCCAAAAGCTGTTTGACTACATCACCGGCATTCAACAAGGCCGGGTCGACGATAAATTTGGCTGGATTCACGAAGTTGCCAACCTGCATAAATAA
- the cdaA gene encoding diadenylate cyclase CdaA, with protein MLLQIKGIISTINLLDIADIVIVAVVLYKLYFMIKDSRAVALLKGLIVLLLATLVSKWLGLNVVNWLLQKSMTVVLVALPVVFQPELRRALEHLGRGRFFQGSSLLNAEEKETLFAEIARTVAVLSKNKIGALIVLERDTGLNDYIETGIKVDGLITSEFLTNVFIPNTPLHDGAVIIRGNRMQAAGCLLPLTEDRSLSKELGTRHRAAIGITEQTDAVVIVVSEETGIISVARGGRLIRYIDCDKLVEHLRPLFAAKPSSLSEFFSWRPPNAR; from the coding sequence ATGTTATTGCAAATAAAGGGCATAATTTCCACAATCAATTTATTAGACATTGCCGACATTGTCATTGTAGCCGTTGTTTTATACAAGCTCTATTTCATGATCAAGGACAGCCGGGCGGTGGCGCTGTTAAAAGGTCTTATTGTGCTCCTTCTGGCTACTCTGGTCAGCAAATGGCTGGGCCTCAATGTGGTAAACTGGCTGTTGCAAAAATCCATGACCGTTGTGCTGGTGGCTTTGCCGGTTGTTTTTCAGCCGGAACTCCGGCGCGCTCTGGAACACCTGGGACGGGGACGGTTTTTTCAGGGCAGCAGCTTACTGAACGCCGAAGAAAAAGAAACTTTATTTGCGGAAATTGCCCGGACGGTAGCAGTGCTATCCAAGAATAAAATCGGGGCGTTAATAGTATTGGAACGGGATACCGGGCTAAATGATTACATTGAAACAGGCATTAAGGTAGATGGCTTGATTACCAGCGAATTTCTCACCAATGTTTTCATCCCCAATACGCCGCTGCATGACGGCGCTGTCATTATCCGCGGCAATCGGATGCAAGCAGCCGGTTGTTTGCTGCCTTTAACCGAAGACCGGTCCCTTAGTAAAGAACTGGGTACCCGGCACCGGGCAGCCATCGGTATCACCGAGCAGACTGACGCGGTTGTCATCGTTGTCAGCGAGGAGACCGGGATTATATCTGTGGCGCGCGGCGGGCGGCTCATCCGGTATATTGACTGCGATAAGCTGGTGGAACACTTACGGCCCTTGTTTGCTGCCAAGCCGTCTTCATTGAGCGAATTCTTTAGCTGGAGGCCACCCAATGCCAGATAA
- a CDS encoding argininosuccinate synthase — protein sequence MSNISNISEIKKVVLAYSGGLDTSVIIPWLKENYGCEVIAMCADVGQGDELAPVKEKAIKSGASKVYIQDLTADFVENYIWPTLKAGAVYEGKYLLGTSFARPIIAKALVEIARKEGADAIAHGATGKGNDQVRFELTVKALAPQLKIIAPWRLWNIRSREDAIDYAEKHGIPVPVTKARPYSMDRNIWHLSHEGADLENPANQPLDDVYMVTTPPEKAPDKPTYVEIEFEKGIPVAVDGVKMKAVPLLEKLNQMGAANGIGITDLVENRLVGMKSRGVYENPGGAILYYAHRELEYLTLDRATMHFKEQVAVKYAELVYDGMWYAPLREALDAFVDSTQQTVTGTVRLKLYKGNIISAGSASPYSLYSEEFVTFGRDEVYNQKDAEGFINLFGLPLKVRALMKAEAKKEHG from the coding sequence ATGAGTAATATTAGTAATATTAGTGAGATTAAAAAAGTTGTTCTCGCCTATTCCGGCGGGCTGGATACTTCGGTAATCATTCCCTGGCTGAAAGAAAACTACGGCTGTGAAGTGATCGCTATGTGCGCCGACGTAGGCCAAGGCGACGAGCTGGCTCCCGTTAAGGAGAAGGCCATTAAGTCCGGCGCCAGCAAAGTATATATTCAGGACTTAACCGCCGATTTTGTGGAAAACTATATCTGGCCGACATTAAAGGCCGGCGCCGTTTATGAAGGAAAATATCTTCTCGGTACTTCCTTTGCCCGTCCCATCATTGCCAAAGCCCTGGTGGAAATTGCCCGCAAGGAAGGCGCCGACGCCATTGCCCACGGCGCAACCGGCAAAGGCAACGATCAGGTGCGTTTCGAACTGACTGTCAAAGCACTGGCACCGCAGCTTAAAATTATTGCTCCCTGGCGGCTATGGAACATCCGTTCCCGGGAAGATGCCATCGATTATGCTGAAAAACACGGCATTCCCGTTCCCGTAACCAAAGCCCGTCCCTACAGCATGGACCGGAACATCTGGCACTTGAGCCACGAGGGGGCCGATCTGGAAAACCCGGCTAACCAACCCCTGGACGACGTGTACATGGTAACCACGCCGCCGGAAAAAGCACCGGATAAACCTACTTATGTGGAAATCGAATTTGAAAAGGGCATCCCGGTAGCCGTGGACGGGGTGAAAATGAAGGCCGTGCCTCTCCTGGAAAAACTTAACCAAATGGGTGCAGCCAACGGTATCGGCATCACCGACCTGGTGGAAAACCGCCTTGTGGGTATGAAGTCCCGGGGCGTATATGAAAATCCCGGCGGGGCAATCCTCTATTATGCCCACAGGGAACTGGAATACCTCACTTTAGACCGGGCCACCATGCATTTCAAAGAGCAAGTTGCCGTTAAATACGCCGAACTGGTCTATGACGGCATGTGGTACGCCCCCTTGCGGGAAGCGCTGGACGCTTTTGTTGATTCCACCCAGCAAACGGTAACCGGGACGGTAAGACTTAAACTGTATAAAGGAAATATCATCAGCGCCGGCTCTGCATCTCCTTACTCCCTCTACAGCGAAGAATTTGTTACCTTCGGCCGGGATGAAGTCTACAACCAAAAAGACGCCGAAGGCTTCATCAACCTGTTTGGCCTGCCCCTCAAAGTGCGGGCGCTAATGAAAGCAGAGGCGAAAAAAGAGCATGGGTAA
- the argH gene encoding argininosuccinate lyase, whose product MGKLWGGRFSKSTDVMVEEFTSSISFDHRLYRQDIKGSIAHAKMLAKCGIISKEDAGLIIEGLNGILADMEAGRFQFDIALEDIHMNIEKRLTERIGPAGGRLHTARSRNDQVALDTHIYLKEEIARIAGFIYELEQAIIETAEKHPRAIMPGYTHLQRAQPILFSHHLMTYFFMLERDFRRLRGVWESTDIMPLGAGALAGTTFPIDRQFVADELKFSRIYENSIDAVSDRDYILEFQSFASILMMHLSRLSEEIILWSSTEFSFIELDDAHCTGSSIMPQKKNPDVAELVRGKTGRVYGHLMAMLTVAKGLPLAYNKDLQEDKEGLFDTIDTVKFSLTVYAAMLRGMRLNEKNMGGALAADFSNATDMADYLVKKGLPFRQAHEVVGKCVAFCLDQGKTLLELTLDEFRQFSEMFNSDILQAIKPETCVDARNSFGGTSPAQVGQAVAAARNIMSSQRKHLDMYAKTAL is encoded by the coding sequence ATGGGTAAACTATGGGGTGGTCGCTTTTCTAAAAGCACCGACGTGATGGTGGAGGAGTTTACCTCCTCCATTTCTTTTGATCACCGCCTGTACCGCCAGGATATAAAAGGCAGCATCGCCCATGCCAAAATGCTGGCCAAATGCGGCATAATCAGCAAGGAAGACGCTGGCCTTATTATCGAAGGGTTAAATGGAATACTGGCCGACATGGAAGCCGGACGATTCCAGTTTGACATCGCCCTGGAAGACATTCATATGAACATCGAGAAACGGCTGACCGAGCGCATCGGCCCTGCCGGCGGCAGGCTCCATACCGCTCGCAGCCGGAACGACCAGGTGGCCTTGGATACTCACATCTATCTTAAGGAGGAGATCGCCAGGATTGCCGGTTTCATTTATGAATTGGAACAGGCTATTATTGAAACGGCCGAGAAACATCCCCGGGCAATCATGCCCGGCTATACCCATCTCCAGCGGGCGCAGCCCATTCTCTTCTCCCATCACCTAATGACCTATTTTTTCATGCTGGAGCGGGACTTCCGGCGCCTAAGAGGCGTGTGGGAATCTACCGATATTATGCCGCTGGGCGCCGGCGCCCTGGCCGGTACAACCTTCCCCATCGACCGGCAGTTTGTGGCCGATGAACTTAAATTCAGCCGCATTTATGAAAATAGCATTGACGCTGTCAGCGACCGGGATTACATCCTGGAATTCCAGTCCTTTGCCTCCATCCTGATGATGCATCTGAGCCGTCTCAGTGAAGAAATCATTCTGTGGTCCTCCACCGAATTCTCTTTTATTGAGTTGGATGACGCTCATTGCACCGGTTCCAGCATCATGCCGCAGAAAAAAAACCCGGATGTGGCCGAACTGGTCCGTGGCAAGACCGGCCGGGTATACGGGCACCTTATGGCCATGCTCACAGTGGCCAAGGGACTGCCTCTGGCCTACAACAAGGATTTGCAGGAAGACAAGGAAGGACTGTTTGATACCATTGATACGGTGAAATTCAGCCTGACGGTATATGCCGCCATGCTGCGGGGCATGCGGCTAAATGAGAAAAACATGGGCGGCGCTTTGGCCGCCGACTTCTCCAACGCTACCGACATGGCCGACTATCTGGTAAAAAAAGGACTGCCTTTTCGCCAGGCCCATGAAGTAGTGGGCAAGTGCGTGGCCTTCTGCCTTGATCAGGGAAAAACCCTGCTGGAGCTGACTTTGGATGAGTTCCGGCAGTTCTCGGAAATGTTTAATAGTGATATCCTTCAGGCTATAAAACCTGAAACATGCGTCGATGCCCGCAACTCTTTCGGCGGGACATCGCCCGCCCAGGTCGGACAAGCCGTTGCAGCCGCCCGGAACATAATGTCCAGCCAACGGAAACACCTTGACATGTATGCAAAAACAGCACTATAA
- a CDS encoding GNAT family N-acetyltransferase yields the protein MGMGETMIREMTIRDYDDVIKLWQKTAGIGLSDADSRENIRRYMERNPGLSYVAEQNGAGIIGAVLCSHDGRRGYLHHLAVDACCRGQGLGRSLVERCMAKLREAGITKCHVFIFKDNETGKAFWTHNSWAVRQDLTIASRNIDSNYSP from the coding sequence ATGGGCATGGGTGAGACAATGATCCGCGAAATGACCATTCGCGACTACGATGACGTGATAAAGCTTTGGCAAAAAACTGCGGGAATCGGTTTAAGCGATGCCGATTCGCGCGAGAATATTCGAAGATATATGGAACGGAATCCGGGACTTAGCTATGTGGCGGAACAAAACGGCGCCGGGATCATCGGCGCCGTGCTTTGCAGCCATGACGGGCGCAGAGGCTATCTCCACCATCTGGCGGTGGATGCCTGCTGCCGCGGGCAAGGCCTGGGCCGAAGCCTGGTGGAAAGGTGCATGGCCAAGCTGCGGGAAGCCGGCATAACCAAGTGCCATGTTTTCATCTTTAAGGACAATGAAACCGGCAAAGCCTTTTGGACCCATAACAGCTGGGCGGTGCGCCAGGATCTTACCATTGCTTCCCGGAATATCGATAGTAACTATTCACCTTAA